The following proteins come from a genomic window of Paenibacillus swuensis:
- the pcrB gene encoding heptaprenylglyceryl phosphate synthase, which produces MKTAMKEWKHVFKLDPDREISDEDLDRLCMSGTDAVIVGGSSGVTYDNTVDLLSRIRKYTVPVALEISVAEAVVPAFDLYFIPVVLNTSQGEWITGRHQQAVKEFNHMTPWEEIASQGYVVLNPDSAVGKLTGAQTDLDAKDVAAYAQMAEHLFRMPIFYVEYSGMFGDMNLVRKARNQLTETRLFYGGGIDCLEKAEQAAEAAHTIVVGNVIYENLERALETVRVKEGQH; this is translated from the coding sequence TTGAAAACAGCTATGAAAGAATGGAAGCATGTATTTAAATTAGATCCCGACCGGGAGATCAGCGATGAGGATTTGGACAGGCTGTGCATGTCCGGTACCGATGCCGTAATCGTAGGCGGTTCCAGCGGCGTAACCTATGACAACACCGTTGATTTACTTTCCCGGATTCGTAAATATACGGTACCGGTTGCTTTGGAAATATCCGTGGCGGAGGCCGTTGTGCCCGCATTTGATCTGTACTTTATCCCTGTGGTACTTAATACATCGCAAGGGGAATGGATTACAGGACGCCACCAGCAAGCGGTGAAAGAATTTAATCATATGACGCCTTGGGAGGAAATCGCTTCTCAGGGATATGTTGTGCTTAACCCGGACTCCGCGGTAGGCAAACTGACAGGCGCGCAGACGGATTTGGATGCCAAGGATGTGGCAGCTTATGCTCAGATGGCTGAACATCTGTTTCGAATGCCGATCTTCTATGTAGAGTACAGCGGCATGTTCGGCGATATGAATCTGGTGCGCAAGGCGCGTAACCAGCTGACCGAAACTCGACTTTTCTACGGCGGCGGGATTGATTGCTTGGAGAAAGCGGAGCAAGCGGCTGAGGCGGCTCACACGATCGTTGTCGGGAATGTGATCTATGAGAATTTAGAGCGCGCGCTTGAGACGGTTAGAGTGAAGGAAGGACAGCATTAG
- the pcrA gene encoding DNA helicase PcrA, protein MNESLNIFKAIDRLNPPQKEAVETVEAPLLIMAGAGSGKTRVLTHRIAYLIASNKAAPWSILAITFTNKAAREMQERVSKLVGPSGRDIWVSTFHSMCVRILRKDIQRLGYSSNFTILDSTDQLSVIRNCMKELNVDTKKFEPKAVQAAMSTAKNELITPQQYEAKIGDYFQGIVAKVYAMYQKRLKANNSLDFDDLIMVSIRLFEEAPDVLEYYQNKFKYIHVDEYQDTNRAQYMLCKMIADKHQRICVVGDSDQSIYGWRGADISNILNFEKDYPDAVTILLEQNYRSTSNILNAANEVIKLNLGRKPKNLWTDKEGGKKIQVYQADSEHEEGYFICGEIIKNRKSGKTYHDHAILYRTNAQSRVIEEILIKSDIPYQIVGGIKFYDRKEIKDILAYLRLVSNPDDDISLQRVINVPKRGIGGTTMDKLMEGAQMRGISAFAMLRNLDVLDIAPRTKSMMAEFRNLIDHLTQMVEYLSVTELTEQMLEMSEYKLELHREGTIESKSRLENIEEFLSVTLEFEKRNDDKSLLSFLTDLALIADIDSMDKDEEVKDSVVLMTMHSAKGLEFPVVFICGMEENVFPHSRVQNDAEELEEERRLAYVGITRAERELFLTSARMRTLFGRTAANAPSRFLEEIPDDFKELVSPTRGFGRSVGGTGFARGGRGAGGGASGGSFGGANPFGGAAFGAASGGPVKTQMTSAPAVNRPKPGEFGVGDKVSHGKWGTGTIVAMKGSGDDTELQIAFPAPVGVKRLLAGFAPITKV, encoded by the coding sequence ATGAACGAAAGTTTGAATATATTTAAAGCGATAGATCGATTGAATCCTCCCCAGAAGGAAGCGGTGGAAACGGTCGAAGCGCCTCTTCTGATTATGGCTGGAGCGGGCAGCGGCAAGACGCGGGTGTTAACCCATCGCATAGCTTATCTGATTGCCTCGAACAAGGCGGCGCCGTGGAGCATTCTGGCGATTACCTTTACGAATAAAGCGGCGAGAGAAATGCAAGAGCGGGTGTCTAAGCTGGTGGGGCCGTCGGGGCGCGACATATGGGTATCCACATTTCACTCTATGTGTGTGCGTATTTTGCGTAAAGATATCCAGAGGCTAGGGTACTCCTCGAACTTTACGATACTGGACTCTACCGACCAGCTCTCCGTCATCCGGAATTGTATGAAAGAATTGAATGTGGACACGAAGAAATTCGAACCTAAAGCCGTACAAGCGGCCATGTCCACAGCGAAGAACGAATTGATTACGCCGCAGCAGTATGAAGCGAAGATCGGCGACTATTTCCAGGGCATTGTGGCCAAAGTGTACGCGATGTACCAGAAGCGTCTGAAGGCGAACAACTCGCTGGATTTTGATGACTTAATCATGGTCAGTATCCGACTGTTCGAAGAGGCTCCGGACGTGCTCGAGTATTACCAGAATAAATTCAAGTACATCCATGTTGATGAGTATCAGGATACGAACCGGGCCCAGTATATGCTATGCAAAATGATCGCGGACAAACATCAACGTATTTGCGTTGTCGGCGACAGCGATCAATCCATTTATGGCTGGCGCGGGGCGGATATATCCAATATCCTTAACTTTGAGAAGGATTATCCTGACGCCGTGACAATCCTCTTGGAGCAGAATTACCGTTCCACCTCGAATATTTTGAACGCCGCGAATGAAGTCATTAAGCTGAACCTGGGCCGTAAGCCCAAGAATCTGTGGACAGATAAAGAAGGCGGCAAGAAAATTCAGGTTTACCAAGCCGATTCCGAGCATGAGGAAGGATACTTCATTTGCGGGGAGATTATTAAGAACCGTAAATCCGGGAAAACTTATCATGACCACGCCATTTTGTACCGGACGAATGCCCAATCCCGTGTCATAGAGGAAATTCTCATAAAATCAGATATTCCGTATCAGATTGTCGGCGGCATTAAGTTCTATGATCGTAAAGAAATTAAGGATATTCTCGCTTATTTGAGACTGGTTTCCAATCCGGATGATGATATATCGTTGCAACGCGTCATTAACGTCCCTAAGCGGGGAATCGGCGGAACGACGATGGACAAGCTGATGGAAGGGGCACAGATGCGGGGCATCTCGGCTTTCGCTATGCTGCGGAATCTGGATGTGTTGGACATCGCGCCGCGCACCAAGAGCATGATGGCCGAGTTTCGTAATCTAATTGATCATCTTACGCAGATGGTGGAGTACCTCTCGGTTACCGAATTAACAGAGCAAATGCTGGAGATGTCCGAATACAAGCTTGAACTGCATCGTGAAGGGACGATTGAATCCAAGTCCAGGCTGGAGAACATTGAGGAGTTCCTGTCCGTTACGCTGGAGTTTGAGAAACGTAACGACGATAAGTCACTGCTTTCCTTCCTTACCGATTTGGCATTGATCGCGGATATTGATTCCATGGACAAGGATGAGGAAGTGAAGGATTCCGTTGTGCTCATGACGATGCACAGCGCCAAAGGCCTCGAGTTCCCGGTCGTCTTTATCTGCGGCATGGAAGAGAACGTATTCCCGCATTCCCGCGTACAGAATGACGCGGAAGAGCTTGAGGAAGAGCGACGACTGGCTTATGTCGGCATTACCCGTGCGGAGAGAGAACTGTTCCTGACTTCCGCACGCATGCGGACGCTGTTCGGACGAACCGCGGCGAACGCGCCGTCCCGTTTCCTTGAAGAGATCCCCGACGACTTCAAGGAGCTGGTTTCACCGACACGCGGCTTTGGCCGAAGTGTCGGAGGAACGGGCTTCGCGCGCGGCGGGCGCGGAGCGGGCGGTGGCGCCAGCGGCGGCAGCTTCGGCGGAGCTAACCCGTTCGGGGGAGCGGCCTTCGGCGCCGCAAGCGGCGGTCCGGTGAAGACGCAGATGACTTCGGCGCCGGCTGTAAACCGGCCGAAGCCGGGCGAGTTTGGCGTAGGCGACAAAGTGTCCCACGGCAAGTGGGGCACGGGCACGATTGTGGCCATGAAGGGTTCGGGCGACGATACCGAACTCCAGATCGCGTTCCCTGCGCCGGTCGGTGTTAAGCGGCTGTTGGCGGGTTTTGCTCCAATCACCAAAGTGTAA
- the ligA gene encoding NAD-dependent DNA ligase LigA — protein sequence MDDRTEEIQQLIDLILSHNYQYYTLDKPSISDAEYDKLYDRLALLEKETGIVMPHSPTQRIGGDVLKGFAPHKHLSRLWSLDKAQNFEHLLAWQQRAVRLINDYNSKNPETPLPEPSYVIELKYDGLTLNLTYENGELVSAATRGNGTVGEEIMAQVRTIKSVPLQIPFRTGKVEVQGEGLMYLSVLESYNKTAAEPLKNARNAAAGALRNLNPKVTASRKLDAFFYNIGYKENLSFTNHREMHDFLRENRFKVNSFAHYCDTMDDVFTELQKVEASRHDLDFLIDGAVIKLVDLRTREVLGYTDKFPRWAVAYKFEAEETTTILEHVNWEVGRTGKITPLANVEPVDIGGVTVKNCTLNNVGDIDRKGLKHALGTLVYIRRANDVIPEMIGKVTDEQDGGEIIAPTHCPACGSVLEEKGAHLFCVNKYGCRPQLVGRIVHFASRDAMDIETFSNMTAEQLYDERGVKDPADLYDLTLEDLMGLARFGTKKATNLLASIEKSKEVDLASFLYGLGIPNTGKTTTKVLAEHFKDLRLIMDATTDQLVELHDVGGIVADSIVSFFAEPAMRESVERMLANGVRPAVEAGAEPLGENIFTGKTVVLTGTLHLMTRDEAGRRLEAYGAKVSGSVSKKTDFVIAGESAGSKLTKAQELGIRVIDDEEEFLRLLDGAME from the coding sequence ATGGACGACCGCACCGAGGAGATTCAGCAGCTGATAGACCTGATTCTAAGTCATAATTATCAATATTATACGCTCGACAAGCCTTCCATCAGCGATGCTGAATACGATAAGCTCTATGATCGTTTGGCTCTGCTGGAGAAGGAAACAGGCATTGTCATGCCTCATTCGCCTACGCAACGGATTGGCGGCGATGTGCTTAAAGGTTTTGCGCCTCATAAGCATTTATCGCGGCTGTGGAGTTTGGATAAAGCCCAGAATTTTGAACATCTCCTAGCATGGCAGCAAAGAGCAGTACGATTGATTAACGATTACAACAGCAAGAATCCGGAGACTCCTTTGCCCGAGCCATCCTATGTTATTGAGCTGAAGTATGACGGTTTAACGCTCAATCTTACATATGAGAACGGGGAGTTAGTCTCGGCTGCAACCCGGGGCAACGGCACGGTAGGCGAGGAGATTATGGCACAGGTCAGAACCATTAAATCGGTTCCGCTGCAGATTCCTTTTCGCACGGGCAAGGTTGAGGTTCAAGGTGAAGGCTTGATGTATCTGTCTGTGCTGGAATCTTACAATAAGACGGCTGCGGAGCCGCTCAAGAATGCCCGGAATGCGGCAGCCGGCGCTTTGCGCAATCTCAATCCGAAGGTGACGGCATCGCGTAAATTGGATGCTTTCTTCTATAACATTGGTTACAAGGAAAATTTATCTTTTACGAATCATCGGGAAATGCATGATTTTCTGAGAGAGAATAGGTTCAAGGTCAATTCATTTGCGCACTATTGCGATACGATGGACGATGTATTTACAGAATTGCAGAAGGTGGAAGCTTCGCGCCATGATCTGGACTTTTTGATTGACGGCGCGGTGATTAAGCTCGTGGATTTACGTACCCGTGAAGTGCTGGGGTATACGGATAAATTTCCGCGTTGGGCGGTTGCTTATAAATTTGAGGCTGAGGAAACGACTACGATACTGGAACATGTGAACTGGGAAGTAGGCCGTACCGGCAAAATCACTCCGTTAGCCAACGTAGAACCCGTTGATATCGGTGGCGTGACCGTAAAAAATTGTACGTTAAATAATGTGGGGGATATTGACCGTAAAGGGCTGAAGCACGCGCTGGGCACATTGGTGTACATCCGCAGGGCCAATGACGTAATCCCTGAGATGATCGGTAAAGTGACCGATGAACAAGACGGTGGTGAAATTATTGCGCCTACACACTGTCCGGCATGCGGTTCTGTGTTGGAAGAGAAGGGCGCGCATCTTTTCTGCGTGAACAAGTACGGTTGCCGTCCGCAATTAGTGGGCCGTATTGTACATTTTGCATCCCGGGATGCTATGGATATTGAGACATTCAGTAATATGACGGCGGAGCAGTTATATGATGAGCGGGGGGTTAAAGACCCGGCAGACCTCTATGACCTGACTTTGGAAGATTTGATGGGTCTTGCGCGGTTTGGAACCAAGAAGGCGACAAACTTGCTGGCATCCATTGAGAAGAGCAAGGAAGTTGATCTTGCATCCTTCCTATATGGCTTAGGCATTCCGAATACCGGAAAGACTACGACTAAAGTGCTGGCGGAACACTTTAAGGATTTGCGTCTTATTATGGATGCAACCACGGATCAATTAGTTGAACTTCATGATGTGGGCGGGATCGTTGCGGACAGTATTGTATCTTTCTTTGCGGAGCCTGCTATGCGCGAGAGCGTGGAACGGATGCTTGCCAATGGCGTGCGTCCCGCAGTCGAAGCCGGCGCCGAACCTTTAGGCGAGAATATCTTTACCGGCAAAACAGTCGTGTTAACAGGCACCTTGCACTTGATGACTCGCGATGAAGCGGGCCGCAGGCTGGAGGCTTACGGTGCCAAGGTCTCCGGCAGCGTATCGAAGAAAACGGATTTCGTCATTGCCGGAGAGAGCGCCGGGAGCAAGTTGACGAAAGCTCAGGAGTTGGGCATTCGGGTTATTGATGACGAAGAAGAGTTCTTGCGTTTGCTTGACGGAGCTATGGAATAG
- a CDS encoding CtsR family transcriptional regulator, with the protein MRNISDIIEQYLKNILLESPEGAIEIQRNELAEKFQCVPSQINYVISTRFTLQKGYVVESKRGGGGYIRLQRIELPAQGALQLHILQSIGTHIDQSAAEGLIYQLREGSHISPKEAGVLTAAVSRDVLTIKLPVRDEIRANLLKAMLISLLCK; encoded by the coding sequence ATGCGTAATATCTCTGATATTATTGAACAATATCTGAAGAATATTTTGCTCGAAAGTCCCGAAGGAGCTATTGAGATTCAACGTAACGAGCTTGCGGAGAAGTTTCAGTGTGTACCCTCTCAGATTAACTACGTCATCAGCACTAGGTTTACATTGCAGAAAGGCTATGTCGTGGAGAGTAAGCGCGGGGGCGGGGGATATATCCGGTTGCAACGCATTGAATTGCCTGCTCAGGGAGCGCTGCAACTGCATATTCTGCAAAGCATCGGTACCCATATTGATCAATCCGCGGCGGAAGGACTTATTTATCAGCTGAGGGAAGGCTCTCATATCAGTCCTAAAGAGGCGGGGGTGCTGACCGCGGCTGTCTCCAGGGATGTGCTTACGATTAAGCTTCCTGTAAGGGATGAGATTCGTGCGAATCTGTTAAAAGCCATGCTGATATCCCTGCTATGTAAATGA
- a CDS encoding UvrB/UvrC motif-containing protein — protein MICQECGKRPATLHFTKIISGEKTEFHICEVCAREKGEMIPGTPNGFSIHNLLSGLLDFEPSAQSALGAKPQVTRCDNCGLTYTQFGKLGRFGCSECYKHFNARLDGLFRRVHGNTVHVGKIPKRSGGRIQDKREIENLKRELQNRIEQEEFESAAKIRDEIRELEKKLSGN, from the coding sequence ATGATTTGCCAGGAATGCGGGAAGAGACCGGCCACATTGCATTTTACGAAGATCATTTCCGGAGAGAAGACGGAATTTCACATTTGTGAGGTATGCGCACGGGAGAAGGGTGAAATGATTCCGGGAACACCGAACGGGTTCTCGATCCATAACCTCTTATCGGGGCTGTTAGACTTCGAACCCTCCGCTCAGAGCGCACTGGGCGCCAAACCGCAAGTTACACGCTGTGACAACTGCGGTTTAACCTATACACAATTCGGTAAGCTCGGCCGCTTTGGCTGCAGTGAATGCTACAAGCATTTCAATGCCCGATTGGATGGATTATTCCGAAGAGTTCATGGCAATACGGTGCATGTCGGCAAGATTCCGAAGCGCTCCGGAGGACGTATTCAAGACAAGCGCGAGATCGAGAATTTAAAGCGTGAGCTTCAAAACCGGATCGAGCAAGAAGAATTTGAGAGCGCCGCGAAAATCAGAGATGAAATACGCGAGCTGGAGAAGAAGCTCTCCGGCAATTAA
- a CDS encoding protein arginine kinase, giving the protein MEHRSYTDNALSEWMKGHGPDSEIVISSRVRIARNLQTQPFPMLATNQQSEEVLNQITSALQNEELNTISNFDFIPLTELSELDKRVLVEKHLISPNLANESRNGAVILSENESVSIMVNEEDHLRIQCLCPGFQIKEAWDLASQIDDIFESQLEYAFDENRGYLTSCPTNVGTGIRASVMMHLPALVLTQQINRILSAITQVGLAVRGLYGEGSEALGNLFQISNQITLGQSEDEIIDNLYSVARQIIEHEKAAREKLLIESKPRIIDRVMRSYGILSHAGIMDSKEAAQRLSDVRLGIDLGIIHQVSTHIMNELMVMAQPGFLQKQSGEKLSAEDRDIRRAELIRERLSII; this is encoded by the coding sequence ATGGAACACCGAAGTTATACGGATAACGCTTTAAGCGAGTGGATGAAGGGTCATGGTCCGGATTCGGAAATAGTCATTTCCAGCCGGGTGCGTATTGCCCGTAACCTGCAGACGCAGCCCTTTCCGATGTTGGCCACGAATCAACAGTCGGAAGAAGTGTTGAATCAGATCACAAGCGCTTTACAGAATGAAGAGTTAAACACCATATCCAATTTCGACTTTATTCCTTTAACGGAGTTATCGGAGCTGGATAAGAGAGTGCTTGTGGAGAAACATTTGATTTCGCCGAACCTAGCGAATGAATCCCGGAACGGAGCCGTCATCTTAAGTGAGAACGAATCTGTGAGCATTATGGTGAATGAGGAGGATCATCTGCGCATTCAATGTCTTTGTCCCGGCTTTCAAATTAAAGAAGCATGGGATCTGGCCAGCCAGATCGATGATATATTCGAGTCGCAACTGGAATACGCTTTTGATGAGAATCGCGGTTACCTTACAAGCTGTCCGACGAATGTCGGCACGGGGATCCGGGCGTCCGTTATGATGCATTTGCCGGCGCTGGTGCTGACACAGCAGATTAACCGTATTTTGTCCGCGATTACGCAGGTAGGTTTGGCAGTTAGAGGACTTTACGGCGAAGGCAGCGAAGCATTAGGCAATCTGTTTCAAATTTCCAACCAAATTACTTTAGGGCAATCTGAAGATGAAATTATAGATAACTTGTACAGCGTAGCCCGCCAAATCATTGAACATGAGAAAGCGGCACGCGAGAAATTGCTTATAGAGTCGAAGCCCCGGATCATCGACCGCGTCATGCGTTCCTACGGCATTTTGTCCCATGCGGGTATTATGGATTCCAAGGAAGCGGCACAGCGTTTATCAGATGTTCGTCTCGGTATTGACCTCGGAATCATCCATCAAGTGTCTACGCATATCATGAATGAATTGATGGTTATGGCGCAGCCCGGTTTCCTGCAGAAGCAGTCCGGGGAGAAACTTTCCGCCGAAGACCGGGATATACGCAGAGCCGAATTGATTCGGGAGCGACTTTCTATCATATAA
- the clpC gene encoding ATP-dependent protease ATP-binding subunit ClpC, translating into MMFGRFTERAQKVLALAQEEAVRLGHNNIGTEHILLGLIREGEGIAAKALIALGLGLEKIQDEVESLIGRGQEQPSNIAYTPRAKKVIELSMDEARKLGHTYVGTEHILLGLIREGEGVAARVLNNLGVSLNKARQQVLQLLGSSEAVSSSHGNPVNVNTPTLDGLARDLTVSAKEGNLDPVIGRAKEIERVIQVLSRRTKNNPVLIGEPGVGKTAIAEGLAQRIINNEIPETLRDKRVMTLDMGSVVAGTKYRGEFEDRLKKIMDEIRQAGNIILFIDELHTLIGAGGAEGAIDASNILKPALARGELQCIGATTLDEYRKYIEKDAALERRFQPITVDQPSPEEAIQILYGLRDRYEAHHRVKITDEAIEQAVKLSDRYIPDRFLPDKAIDLIDEAGSKVRLHSYTIPPNLKQMESRLEDIRKEKDAAVQSQEFEKAASLRDTEQKMREELDTTKNEWKEKQGRTDSEVTPEDIAQVVASWTGIPVSKLKEEETERLLNMEAILHDRVIGQEEAVKAVSRALRRARAGLKDPKRPMGSFIFLGPTGVGKTELARALAEAMFGDENAVIRIDMSEYMEKHSTSRLVGAPPGYVGYDEGGQLTEKVRRKPYSVVLLDEIEKAHPEVFNILLQVLEDGRLTDSKGRTVDFRNTLIIMTSNVGAEMIKRNSTLGFTAAVDAGKDYSNMKDKVMGELKKSFRPEFLNRIDEIIVFHSLDETHISKIVSLMSDDLRKRLKEQEVDFTLTPAALAFLAKEGFDPAFGARPLRRAIQKHIEDRLSEELLMGKISKGDNLIIDEENGALTVHPNEAETVNK; encoded by the coding sequence ATGATGTTTGGCAGATTTACGGAACGTGCGCAAAAGGTGCTGGCGTTAGCTCAAGAAGAAGCTGTTCGCCTGGGACATAACAATATCGGAACAGAGCATATTCTGCTCGGCTTGATTCGTGAAGGGGAAGGCATTGCTGCTAAAGCTTTAATTGCGCTGGGATTAGGGCTGGAGAAAATTCAGGATGAAGTTGAATCCTTGATCGGCAGAGGCCAGGAGCAACCTAGCAATATCGCATATACGCCAAGAGCCAAGAAAGTAATCGAGCTTTCGATGGATGAGGCTCGCAAATTGGGTCATACGTATGTAGGCACAGAGCATATTCTGCTGGGTCTGATCCGCGAAGGAGAAGGCGTTGCGGCTCGGGTACTTAATAACCTGGGGGTTTCCCTGAACAAAGCCCGTCAGCAAGTATTGCAGTTGCTGGGCAGCAGTGAAGCGGTATCCTCTTCTCACGGCAACCCTGTGAATGTAAATACGCCGACGCTGGACGGTTTGGCTCGAGATCTTACCGTTTCCGCGAAGGAAGGCAACCTCGATCCGGTCATCGGACGCGCCAAAGAAATTGAACGCGTCATTCAAGTGCTCAGCCGCCGGACCAAGAATAATCCGGTGCTGATCGGCGAACCGGGTGTTGGTAAGACCGCGATCGCTGAAGGATTGGCACAGCGCATAATCAATAACGAAATTCCGGAAACCTTGCGTGACAAGCGCGTGATGACGCTGGATATGGGTTCCGTCGTAGCCGGTACTAAATACAGAGGCGAGTTTGAGGACCGTCTGAAGAAAATTATGGACGAAATTCGTCAAGCCGGAAACATCATACTCTTTATTGATGAGCTGCACACCTTGATCGGTGCCGGCGGCGCGGAAGGCGCAATCGATGCATCCAATATTCTGAAGCCGGCGTTGGCTCGGGGCGAATTGCAGTGCATCGGGGCGACCACGCTGGATGAATACCGCAAGTATATTGAGAAAGACGCCGCACTGGAGCGCCGCTTCCAACCGATTACGGTCGATCAGCCGTCTCCTGAAGAAGCGATACAAATTCTGTATGGCTTGAGAGACCGCTACGAAGCCCATCACCGTGTTAAAATTACGGATGAGGCCATTGAGCAAGCCGTGAAGCTGTCGGATCGTTACATCCCGGATCGTTTCCTGCCGGATAAAGCCATTGACTTAATCGATGAAGCAGGTTCCAAAGTAAGGCTGCATTCTTATACGATCCCGCCGAATTTGAAGCAAATGGAAAGCCGTCTGGAAGACATCCGTAAGGAGAAAGACGCGGCTGTTCAATCGCAGGAGTTTGAGAAAGCGGCATCGCTTCGCGATACGGAACAGAAGATGCGCGAAGAGCTGGATACGACGAAGAACGAATGGAAAGAGAAGCAAGGCCGCACGGATTCGGAAGTAACTCCTGAAGATATCGCGCAAGTGGTGGCCAGCTGGACAGGAATTCCGGTATCCAAGCTGAAGGAAGAAGAGACGGAGCGTCTGCTGAACATGGAAGCGATTCTTCATGACCGTGTCATCGGGCAGGAAGAAGCCGTGAAAGCCGTTTCCCGAGCGCTTCGCCGCGCGCGCGCAGGCTTGAAGGATCCGAAGCGTCCGATGGGCTCCTTCATATTCCTGGGTCCTACGGGAGTAGGGAAGACGGAGCTTGCCCGGGCATTGGCGGAAGCCATGTTCGGCGACGAGAATGCCGTCATCCGCATCGATATGTCCGAGTACATGGAGAAGCACTCCACTTCCCGTCTAGTAGGCGCGCCTCCGGGATACGTAGGTTATGATGAAGGCGGTCAATTGACCGAGAAAGTTCGTCGCAAGCCGTATTCCGTAGTGTTACTTGATGAAATCGAAAAAGCGCATCCGGAAGTGTTCAATATTCTTCTGCAGGTGCTCGAAGATGGACGTCTGACCGACTCCAAAGGACGCACCGTCGATTTCCGCAACACATTAATCATCATGACGTCCAATGTCGGCGCCGAAATGATTAAGCGTAATTCTACACTGGGCTTTACAGCTGCTGTGGATGCGGGTAAAGACTACTCGAACATGAAGGATAAAGTTATGGGCGAGCTGAAGAAAAGCTTCCGTCCCGAGTTCCTGAACCGAATCGACGAAATTATCGTGTTCCATTCCCTGGATGAAACGCATATTTCCAAGATCGTATCGCTGATGTCCGATGATCTTCGCAAACGTCTGAAAGAGCAGGAAGTGGACTTCACGTTAACTCCGGCTGCGCTGGCGTTCCTGGCGAAGGAGGGCTTCGATCCCGCATTCGGGGCGAGACCGCTCCGTCGAGCGATTCAGAAGCACATCGAGGACCGACTGTCCGAAGAGTTATTGATGGGCAAAATTTCCAAAGGCGATAACCTCATCATTGACGAAGAGAATGGAGCATTAACCGTTCATCCCAATGAGGCGGAAACCGTAAATAAATAA